In Pyrus communis chromosome 8, drPyrComm1.1, whole genome shotgun sequence, one genomic interval encodes:
- the LOC137742551 gene encoding mitochondrial import inner membrane translocase subunit TIM10-like, producing the protein MAAPNNAPTVLDKEQIFGMAEKEMEYRVELFNKLTHTCFNKCVEKKYKESELNMGENSCIDRCVSKYWHVTNLVGQLLGTGRPPM; encoded by the exons ATGGCTGCCCCCAACAATGCGCCGACGGTTTTGGACAAGGAACAG ATTTTTGGCATGGCAGAGAAGGAGATGGAATACAGGGTTGAGTTGTTCAACAA GCTCACCCATACATGTTTCAACAAGTGCGTTGAGAAGAA GTACAAGGAGTCTGAGCTAAATATGGGTGAAAACAGTTGCATTGATCGATGTGTCTCAAAATACTGGCAT GTGACTAATCTAGTCGGGCAGCTGCTAGGTACTGGTCGGCCTCCTATGTAA
- the LOC137743143 gene encoding serine/threonine-protein kinase BSK5-like produces MDSCSEGHLSNDDGTELVHSAYNACSTNLVIGHISSLFVNALVPLQQQTEEVPSYVLMGVPHENTQQKHTLLSPLGEACSSLDLAEVHEILLILGYKDDEEAATELSFQIWTSEMQERQRCKKHGDAAFRAKDFTAAIDSYTEVGTFQSGTFQSGTLFARRCICYLMSDMAQEALGDAMQSLVHRPALLTAFYLQVAAFKS; encoded by the exons ATGGACTCATGCTCTGAAGGTCATTTATCAAACGACGATGGAACTGAGCTGGTGCATTCAGCTTACAATGCTTGCAGTACGAACCTCGTGATAGGCCATATTTCAAGTCTCTTTGTGAATGCCCTTGTTCCTCTTCAACAACAAACTGAG GAGGTTCCATCATACGTTTTGATGGGTGTTCCGCATGAAAATACTCAACAAAAGCACACATTGTTATCACCTCTAGGTGAAGCTTGCTCGAGTTTGGATCTTGCAGAAGTACATGAAATATTGTTGATTCTTGGATACAAGGACGACGAGGAAGCTGCAACTGAA CTTTCTTTCCAAATCTGGACCAGCGAAATGCAGGAAAGACAGCGCTGTAAGAAGCATGGGGATGCGGCATTTCGAGCAAAAGACTTCACGGCCGCAATAGATTCTTACACAGAAGTAG GAACGTTTCAGTCGGGAACCTTTCAATCGGGAACTTTGTTTGCTAGACGGTGCATATGTTACTTGATGAGTGATATGGCACAAGAAGCTCTCGGAGACGCTATGCAGTCCCTCGTACACCGCCCTGCATTGCTTACTGCCTTTTATCTCCAAGTGGCTGCCTTTAAGAGCTGA
- the LOC137742450 gene encoding serine/threonine-protein kinase BSK5-like translates to MGNVFCLCFRPHSTISNFDDSLDAENVGRDQVDSLSPVPGFSEFSLHQLRAATLQFSSEKVVSKHGENAPNVVYKGKLQDGRCIAVKRFSCSAWPDSRQFLEKARAVGRLRNKRLANLIGFCCEGDERLLVAEFMPNGTLSEHLFHCENQPMKWAMRLRVALYTAQALAYCSSKERASYHDLNTCKVLFDQELNPRLSCFGLMKNIKDGQSYSTNLAFNPTKYAKKGKVIPEGVVYGFGTLLLDLLSGRRIPPAHALDLIRDKSLLMLLDSCLEGHVSNDDGTAVVQLASQCLQSEPHKRPNINSLVTSLVPLQKEIEVPSYVLMGTPDGNVPPKPILLSPLADACTRLDLTAIHEILVKVRYEDDETGHELSFDMWTEPMKEALDFRKRGDAAFKKKDFATAISSYTEYFDRVNGKSPTMLVRRCLCYLMSNRAEEALQDGDEALALKREWPTAFYLQAAALKSLGMDNDAAEILSVGASLEVKKLDKLRSE, encoded by the exons ATGGGAAACGTTTTCTGCCTTTGCTTCCGGCCGCACAGCACCATATCAAATTTCGATGACTCGTTAGACGCAG AGAATGTGGGGAGAGACCAAGTGGACTCTCTGTCTCCGGTGCCGGGGTTCAGTGAGTTCAGCCTGCACCAGCTGAGAGCTGCCACGTTGCAGTTCTCGTCGGAGAAAGTTGTCTCCAAGCATGGCGAGAATGCTCCGAATGTGGTCTACAAAGGCAAGCTCCAAGACGGCCGCTGCATCGCCGTTAAGCGTTTCAGCTGCTCCGCTTGGCCCGATTCCCGCCAATTTCTG GAGAAAGCTAGAGCTGTGGGGCGGCTGAGGAACAAGCGTTTGGCGAATCTGATCGGGTTCTGCTGTGAAGGGGATGAGAGATTGCTTGTGGCAGAGTTCATGCCTAATGGTACTCTCTCCGAGCATCTTTTCCATT GCGAGAACCAGCCTATGAAATGGGCAATGAGGTTGCGAGTGGCTTTGTACACGGCGCAAGCTTTGGCATACTGCAGCAGTAAAGAGCGGGCATCATACCATGATCTTAATACTTGCAAAGTCCTGTTTGATCAG GAATTAAATCCCAGACTCTCCTGCTTTGGACTTATGAAGAATATAAAAGATGGCCAGAGTTATAGTACCAACCTCGCTTTCAACCCTACCAAATACGCGAAGAAAG GAAAAGTGATACCAGAAGGTGTGGTTTACGGCTTTGGAACCCTATTGCTTGATCTTCTCAGTGGTAGACGTATCCCACCAGCTCAT GCGCTTGACCTCATACGCGATAAAAGTTTGTTGATGCTGTTGGACTCGTGCTTAGAAGGTCATGTTTCAAATGATGACGGAACTGCGGTGGTGCAGTTAGCTTCACAATGCTTGCAGTCTGAACCTCATAAGAGGCCAAATATCAATTCTCTTGTGACTTCCCTTGTCCCTCTTCAAAAAGAAATTGAG GTTCCGTCATATGTTCTGATGGGTACCCCCGATGGAAATGTGCCCCCAAAACCGATATTGCTGTCACCTCTAGCTGATGCTTGCACAAGATTGGATCTTACAGCAATACATGAGATATTGGTGAAAGTTAGATACGAGGACGATGAAACTGGGCACGAA CTTTCTTTCGACATGTGGACAGAGCCAATGAAGGAGGCATTAGATTTTAGGAAGAGGGGTGATGCTGCATTCAAAAAGAAAGACTTTGCCACCGCAATAAGTTCTTATACAGAA TATTTTGATCGTGTGAATGGGAAATCGCCAACTATGTTGGTTAGACGGTGCCTGTGTTACTTAATGAGTAACAGGGCAGAAGAAGCTCTTCAAGATGGTGATGAAGCCCTAGCACTAAAGCGTGAATGGCCAACCGCCTTCTATCTTCAAGCGGCAGCCCTAAAGAGCCTAGGGATGGACAATGATGCCGCGGAAATTCTAAGTGTTGGCGCATCCTTGGAAGTAAAGAAACTAGATAAGCTGAGAAGTGAATAG
- the LOC137742226 gene encoding serine/threonine-protein kinase BSK5-like — translation MGARCSKFSLCFWPSNIKSNLDDPSDPENGNKNEKDMLLVFSEFSLEQLKAATSGFSSENVVSEHGEKAPNVVYKGKLEDGRWIAVKRFNRSAWPDSRQFLEEARAVGQLRNERLANLFGCCCEGDERLLVAEFMPNETLSKHLFHWEAQPMKWAMRLRVALYLAQALEYCSSKGQALYHDLNAYRVLFDQDANPRLSCFGLMKNSKDGKSYSTNLAFTPPEYLRTGRVIPESLVYSFGTLLLDLLSGKHIPPSHALDLIRGKNFLMLMDSCLEGHFSNDDGTELVRLASRCLQYEPRERPNAKSLVTALIPLQKETEVPSYVLMGIPHGNALLNQTSLSPLGEACSRLDLTAIHEILEKLGYKDDEGVANELSFQMWTNQIQETLNSKKRADAAFRAKNFATAIDSYTEFIDGGTMISPTVFARRCLCYLMNDMAQEALGDAMQALVINPEWPMAFYLQAAALKSLGMDNDAQETLQDGSSLEAKRNKN, via the exons ATGGGGGCTCGTTGCTCCAAGTTTTCCCTCTGTTTCTGGCCGTCCAATATCAAATCCAATCTCGACGACCCTTCAGACCCAG AGAATGGGAACAAAAATGAGAAGGACATGCTGCTCGTGTTCAGCGAGTTCAGCCTGGAGCAACTGAAAGCTGCCACGTCAGGATTCTCGTCGGAGAACGTCGTCTCCGAGCACGGGGAGAAAGCTCCCAATGTGGTATACAAAGGGAAGCTCGAAGACGGCCGGTGGATCGCCGTTAAGCGCTTCAACCGATCAGCTTGGCCTGATTCGCGCCAATTTCTG GAGGAAGCTAGAGCTGTGGGGCAGCTGAGGAACGAGCGGTTGGCGAATTTGTTCGGGTGTTGCTGTGAGGGCGATGAGAGATTGCTTGTGGCTGAGTTTATGCCTAATGAAActctctctaagcatctctttCATT GGGAGGCTCAGCCGATGAAATGGGCAATGAGGTTGCGAGTGGCTTTGTATCTTGCGCAAGCTTTAGAGTATTGCAGCAGTAAAGGGCAGGCATTGTACCATGATCTGAATGCTTATAGAGTCCTCTTTGATCAG GATGCGAATCCTAGACTCTCCTGCTTTGGCCTGATGAAGAATAGCAAAGACGGCAAGAGCTACAGTACAAACCTGGCTTTCACCCCTCCAGAGTACTTGAGGACAG GAAGAGTGATACCAGAAAGTTTAGTTTACAGCTTTGGGACCTTATTGCTTGATCTGCTCAGTGGAAAACATATCCCCCCTAGCCAt GCACTTGACCTGATACGGGGCAAAAACTTTTTGATGCTGATGGACTCATGCTTGGAAGGTCATTTCTCAAATGATGATGGAACTGAGCTAGTGAGGTTAGCTTCACGGTGCTTGCAGTATGAACCTCGTGAGAGGCCAAATGCCAAGTCTCTTGTGACTGCTCTCATTCCTCTTCAAAAAGAAACTGAG GTTCCATCATATGTTTTGATGGGTATTCCACACGGAAATGCGCTTCTAAATCAGACATCGTTGTCACCTCTAGGTGAAGCTTGCTCGAGACTGGATCTTACTGCAATACATGAAATATTGGAGAAGCTTGGATACAAGGATGATGAGGGGGTTGCAAATGAA CTTTCTTTCCAAATGTGGACAAATCAAATACAAGAAACGTTGAATTCTAAGAAGCGTGCAGATGCTGCATTTCGAGCCAAAAATTTTGCTACTGCCATAGATTCTTACACAGAA TTCATCGATGGTGGCACAATGATATCCCCAACTGTGTTTGCTCGACGTTGCTTATGTTACTTGATGAATGACATGGCACAAGAAGCTCTTGGAGATGCAATGCAGGCCCTAGTAATAAACCCCGAATGGCCAATGGCCTTCTATCTTCAAGCGGCTGCACTAAAGAGCCTAGGGATGGACAATGATGCGCAGGAAACGCTACAAGACGGATCATCCTTGGAagccaaaagaaacaaaaactga